From Chryseobacterium sp. IHB B 17019, one genomic window encodes:
- a CDS encoding EpsG family protein, with amino-acid sequence MNLLHPYYIIAIVYMLFFSIQEVFGNKVEKKWFWFLAIYLILIVGLRDNVGPDYGSYRGIYIYSDTKEYINIFRKALHIEGSENVEIEWLYALINKILLNIFNAPFYIVTLVVATFAMIFKVEYTEDNTFYPFTFTLFMFIPNFFIGESGQIRQNLGTFVIYFAIRYIKERKLLPYLFWVFIATGIHNVCYLFLPMYWLVKLPLNRTTMLVLILGSVFLSPFEVYRVFGDFLGNLTADSMLVEGFNGYIDETAERLNGGFGIPEAMMAILTFFLFTFDKKMEEKYPYYEYHKVFAVFGICMYFIFRNNPVFSSRMAGAFIGFAYVIIPNAMYVVSSNGKKLIYSFIISLVIFNFVVFASFRNIVAGKFTIDLYKNHILP; translated from the coding sequence ATGAATTTACTGCACCCATATTATATTATAGCGATTGTTTACATGCTATTTTTCAGTATCCAGGAGGTTTTTGGCAACAAAGTTGAAAAGAAATGGTTTTGGTTTTTAGCAATTTATCTAATACTTATTGTAGGACTTCGTGATAATGTAGGACCGGATTATGGTAGTTATCGAGGGATTTATATTTATTCTGATACCAAGGAATATATTAATATTTTTAGAAAAGCACTGCATATAGAAGGTTCGGAAAATGTAGAAATAGAATGGTTGTATGCGCTGATTAATAAGATTTTACTGAATATATTTAATGCTCCGTTTTATATAGTTACCCTTGTTGTAGCAACTTTTGCGATGATCTTTAAGGTAGAATATACGGAAGACAATACATTTTATCCTTTTACCTTTACTTTATTTATGTTTATCCCGAACTTTTTCATTGGTGAAAGTGGGCAGATAAGGCAGAATTTAGGAACTTTTGTAATTTATTTTGCGATACGGTACATAAAGGAAAGAAAGTTGCTTCCCTATCTTTTTTGGGTCTTTATAGCTACGGGAATACATAATGTTTGTTATTTATTTTTACCAATGTATTGGCTTGTAAAGCTTCCTTTAAACAGGACGACTATGCTTGTTTTAATTTTAGGATCTGTTTTCCTTTCACCTTTTGAGGTTTATAGAGTTTTTGGGGATTTTCTGGGTAATTTAACAGCAGACAGTATGCTTGTTGAAGGATTTAATGGATATATTGACGAGACAGCTGAAAGATTAAACGGTGGATTTGGTATTCCTGAGGCAATGATGGCTATCCTTACTTTTTTCCTGTTTACCTTCGATAAAAAAATGGAGGAGAAATATCCATATTATGAGTATCATAAGGTATTTGCAGTATTTGGAATATGTATGTATTTTATCTTTAGAAACAATCCCGTATTCTCGTCCAGGATGGCAGGAGCATTTATCGGTTTTGCTTATGTGATTATTCCTAATGCGATGTATGTAGTTTCCTCAAATGGGAAGAAATTAATATACAGCTTTATTATTTCGTTGGTAATTTTCAATTTCGTTGTTTTTGCCAGCTTCCGAAACATTGTCGCAGGTAAATTTACAATTGACTTGTATAAGAATCATATTTTGCCGTAA